In a single window of the Labrus mixtus chromosome 20, fLabMix1.1, whole genome shotgun sequence genome:
- the crebbpb gene encoding CREB binding protein b isoform X2, which translates to MADNLLDVGPPTAKRPKLNSPLSGSDGPDLVSLFDLENDLPDELIPTGDLGMGMSSNGIPGGGGPGLNSIIPDAAAKHKQLSELLRTGSSSILGGGLNSANPQQGGMVGSQLGAVLGKSPLGPGATNHQSPQAQKGGASVGQGNGGMGFNQAMLNSGQGHGVMGQAGQVMNGALGPAGRGRPGPGMQYQGQGMQGAGPGVGSSVLAETLTQGGPQLGAHVLNAQQGNMNKMGMSGAPFGQQYGQAGVQQMGAAGVNAQQLQNKTALSNNLPQFPADLKGAGSVPNMSQMQQQVASVGMVSGAGGVSAGPTADPEKRKLIQQQLVLLLHAHKCQRREQANGEVRACTLPHCRTMKNVLNHMTHCQAGKSCQVAHCASSRQIISHWKNCTRHDCPVCLPLKNASDKRNQQPMLSSPGAGMQNAISSVGPGQPSATAINSAATNIDPSSMQRAYAALGLPYGNQSPAQVQGQGPGQQNPQGHQQLRNLNPLGTNQMNQMAGGMGVPSSDPSGMHSDSSLPSTLNNQLMPDGSVAGGMGNLPAATPLSASGVRKAWHEHVTQDLRTHLVHKLVQAIFPTPDPAALKDRRMENLVAYARKVEGDMYESANSRDEYYHFLAEKIYKIQKELEEKRRSRLQKQPGMVGTAGPQQPGMAQPNAMGPGQAVRPPNGPVPMPNMPNQIMNRMQVPQGINQFNPMAMQNAQMSQAPMGARAPSPMNHPQQMNMSSVPSMGMSPSRMPPAQGMMGSHANSMVAQPGNQGQFLQQGQFSTAAGGAMNVNVGMGQPITQAAVTQQQQNSNLPLNALGSLGSQLPCGPASQSPLGPTPPPNASASLQPQQQQQQQLQHHASAQAQVPPRPSTPASTGGPSSTPTHIPNSLPGPPSARGATPDPSQPLTPMQPQPDPPSQMQQPTSVQAQHPSTPLSQAAASIDNRVPTPGSVAEQSSQQSMPDLSSTPAKPEVKDEDEDSNSGKKQTDLKMEQDDDTKPPLVKKEEPDEAEPKQEPMETEEKKPEMKTEMKTEPKEEEEGGANGSSSTTQNRKKIFKPEELRQALMPTLEALYRQGPESLPFRQPVDPMLLGIPDYFEIVKTPIDLSTIKRKLDTGQYQEPWQYVEDVWLMFNNAWLYNRKTSRVYKYCTKLAEVFEADIDPVMQGLGYCCGRKYEFSPQTLCCYGKQLCTISRDGTYYSYQNRYHFCEKCFNEIQGNSVTLGDDPAQPQTMISKEQFEKKKNDMLDPEPFVECKDCGRKMHQICVLHYDVIWPTGFICDNCLKKSSKTRKENKFAAKRLQTTRLGSYIEDRVNKYLKRQNHPEAGEVFVRVVASSDKNVEIKPGMKSRFVDSGEMVDGFPYRTKALFAFEEIDGVDVCFFGMHVQEYGSECPFPNTRRVYISYLDSIHFFKPRLLRTAVYHEILIGYLEYVKKLGYVTGHIWACPPSEGDDYIFHCHPADQKIPKPKRLQEWYRKMLDKAFAERILHDYKDIFKQATDDRLTSAYELPYFEGDFWPNVLEESIKELEHEEEERKKEENTASTETTEGAQADSKNAKKKNNKKTNKNKSSVSRANKKKPGMPNVANDLSQKLYASMEKHKEVFFVIHLQAGPAVNTLPPIMDPDPLLTCDLMDGRDAFLTLARDKHWEFSSLRRCKWSSMCMLVELHNQGQDRFVYTCNECKHHVETRWHCTVCEDYDLCINCYNIKGHEHHMVKWGLGLDDDSNGQGGEASKSPQESRRLSIQRCIQSLVHACQCRNANCSLPSCQKMKRVVQHTKGCKRKTNGGCPVCKQLIALCCYHAKHCQENKCPVPFCLNIKHKLRQQQLQHRLQQAQLMRRRMATMAGRGMPMPSPPTSAAPDTPNSVQQPSTPQTPQPMPNQPQQQQPNNPVNISQGFPNNGRSSQPPTPVPQGKPGPQSSPLHQQQSPLPNMPHQQQPQPPPQQQQQQQQQQQQQQQQQQQQQQQQQQQQQQQQQQQQQQQQQQQQAALKVARQIQLVAKARQQQQQQQQQQQQQQNYAMNGMQMNHPRMMVPMQGQMQMMQGPRGPQVMQAMQQGQWGPGMQNPMQNPQGHQPQVPSQQGPMAPQQAQGTPMPQQGQIMQRPMMPQQQALQMPPQGHSQQGMTPQQQNMPRGIPTNIAPSALQDLLRTLKSPSSPQQQQQVLNILKSNPQLMAAFIKQRTAKYQANQPQQQGQQQNPQAMLGSQAGMQAMAAMANQVQRPVMAPQQQPPQQAGPQGMATMGPQGQMMNTAQNGNPQLYHRQQLLRMQQMQQQQQQQQQSQQQQGGMPQGHGQFPQQQPGPASYSQLRMQQQMAMQGGGGPMGQLPPNSQMGQPGMGMDGAQNLLQQRMLQQQQQQQMLKQQMGSPVQANSMSPQPHMLQGQAQGGPHLPGQTMANTLGNQVRSPAPVQSPRPPSQQPPHSSPSPRIQPQPSPQHGTLHSSSPHPSLGGPMSGSMDQGHMGTPEQSAMLPQLNTPNRGGLSNDMGMVGDTTGDTLEKFVEGL; encoded by the exons ATGGCTGACAATCTGCTGGATGTCGGACCCCCCACTGCAAAGCGACCCAAGCTGAATTCACCTCTCTCAGGATCAGATGGCCCAG ACCTTGTGTCCCTGTTTGACCTGGAAAACGATCTTCCAGATGAGCTCATTCCCACTGGAGACTTGGGAATGGGAATGTCCTCCAACGGCATACCAGGAGGAGGGGGTCCTGGTCTCAACTCCATCATCCCAGATGCCGCTGCCAAACACAAGCAGCTTTCTGAGCTTCTGCGAACAGGAAGTTCCTCCATCTTGGGAGGTGGTCTAAATTCTGCCAACCCTCAACAGGGAGGCATGGTGGGAAGCCAACTGGGTGCTGTGCTTGGTAAAAGCCCACTGGGGCCAGGTGCTACCAATCACCAGTCTCCCCAGGCCCAGAAAGGAGGTGCATCAGTTGGACAAGGCAATGGAGGCATGGGATTCAACCAGGCCATGCTGAACAGTGGGCAGGGGCACGGGGTCATGGGCCAAGCAGGACAAGTGATGAATGGGGCTCTGGGACCTGCAGGCCGGGGTAGACCTGGGCCTGGCATGCAGTACCAGGGCCAAGGCATGCAGGGGGCTGGACCTGGTGTTGGAAGCAGTGTGCTAgcagagacactcacacaagGAGGGCCACAGTTGGGAGCACACGTGTTAAATGCtcaacaaggaaacatgaataaG ATGGGGATGTCAGGAGCTCCATTTGGCCAGCAGTACGGCCAGGCTGGGGTTCAGCAGATGGGGGCAGCGGGGGTCAATGCTCAACAACTCCAGAACAAGACAGCCCTTTCCAACAACCTGCCCCAATTCCCTGCTGACCTGAAGGGAGCTGGGAGTGTGCCAAACATG TCCCAGATGCAGCAGCAGGTAGCCTCGGTGGGCATGGTCTCTGGAGCTGGTGGTGTGTCAGCGGGCCCAACGGCCGATCCTGAGAAGCGTAAACTCATTCAGCAGCAGCTGGTCCTGTTGCTCCATGCACACAAGTGCCAGCGGCGGGAACAGGCCAACGGGGAGGTGAGGGCCTGCACTCTGCCCCACTGCCGCACCATGAAGAACGTCCTCAATCACATGACCCACTGCCAGGCTGGCAAGTCCTGCCAGG tGGCTCACTGTGCATCCTCCAGACAGATCATCTCCCATTGGAAGAACTGTACGCGGCACGACTGTCCAGTCTGCCTGCCTTTGAAGAATGCAAGTGACAAGAGGAACCAGCAAC CCATGCTGAGTTCCCCTGGGGCTGGCATGCAGAACGCCATCAGTTCAGTGGGTCCAGGCCAACCCAGTGCCACAGCCATCAACAGTGCTGCCACAAACATCGATCCCAGCTCCATGCAGAGGGCTTATGCTGCCCTCGGCCTGCCGTATGGGAACCAGTCCCCTGCTCAGGTCCAGGGTCAGGGTCCTGGACAGCAAAACCCCCAGGGGCACCAGCAGCTACGGAATTTAAACCCACTAG GCACTAATCAGATGAACCAGATGGCAGGAGGCATGGGTGTCCCCTCTTCAGACCCGTCTGGCATGCACTCTGACTCCTCTCTACCATCCACACTGAACAA TCAGCTGATGCCGGATGGGTCTGTAGCGGGAGGCATGGGAAACCTGCCCGCTGCTacccctctctctgcttcaggAGTAAGAAAGGCCTGGCATGAACACGTCACTCAGGACCTTCGCACCCACCTGGTGCACAAACT TGTACAAGCCATATTCCCCACCCCAGACCCCGCAGCACTGAAGGACAGGCGAATGGAGAACCTGGTGGCATATGCACGCAAAGTAGAGGGTGACATGTACGAATCAGCTAACAGCAGG GATGAGTATTACCACTTCCTGGCTGAGAAAATCTACAAAATCCAGAAAGAACTGGAAGAAAAGAGGCGATCACGGCTCCAGAAACAGCCTGGCATGGTGGGCACAGCCGGGCCTCAGCAGCCTGGTATGGCTCAGCCCAACGCTATGGGCCCAGGACAGGCCGTCCGACCTCCAA ATGGACCTGTGCCTATGCCTAACATGCCAAATCAAATAATGAACCGTATGCAGGTGCCCCAAG GAATCAATCAGTTTAACCCAATGGCAATGCAGAATGCGCAGATGTCTCAGGCACCCATGGGAGCACGTGCTCCCTCCCCCATGAACCATCCACAGCAGATGAACATGAGCTCCGTCCCATCG ATGGGCATGTCCCCTTCTAGGATGCCTCCGGCTCAAGGAATGATGGGTAGTCATGCTAACAGCATGGTTGCTCAGCCAGGCAACCAGGGCCAGTTCTTGCAACAGGGCCAGTTTTCTACAGCTGCAGGTGGCGCAATGAATGTGAATGTAGGCATGGGTCAGCCCATAACACAGGCTGCTGTCACTCAG CAACAGCAGAACTCTAACCTCCCACTGAATGCACTGGGATCCCTTGGTTCTCAGTTGCCCTGTGGCCCTGCATCCCAATCCCCCCTTGGCCCGACCCCCCCACCTAATGCCTCTGCCAGCTTgcagcctcagcagcagcagcagcagcagctgcaacaCCATGCTTCAGCACAGGCGCAGGTGCCGCCACGGCCCTCCACCCCTGCCTCTACGGGTGGGCCTTCATCCACCCCTACCCACATACCCAATAGCCTCCCTGGCCCCCCTTCAGCCAGGGGCGCAACCCCTGACCCCTCCCAGCCGCTCACACCCATGCAGCCCCAACCAGATCCCCCAAGCCAGATGCAGCAGCCCACCTCAGTGCAGGCACAGCATCCCAGCACACCG TTGTCCCAGGCTGCAGCAAGTATAGATAACAGAGTGCCAACCCCAGGCTCGGTGGCTGAGCAGAGCTCCCAGCAGTCCATGCCAGACTTGAGCAGCACTCCAGCCAAACCTGAAGTAAAAGATGAAGACGAGGACAGCAACTCTggaaagaaacagacagatttaaaaatggag CAGGATGATGATACCAAACCCCCACTGGTGAAGAAGGAAGAGCCAGACGAAGCAGAGCCAAAGCAGGAACCAATGGAAACTGAGGAGAAGAAGCCGGAGATGAAGACGGAGATGAAGACGGAACccaaagaagaggaggaaggtggaGCAAACGGCTCCTCATCTACCACTCAAAACCGCAAAAAAA ttttCAAGCCAGAAGAGCTAAGACAAGCACTGATGCCGACACTCGAGGCCCTCTACAGGCAAGGCCCAGAGTCACTGCCCTTCAGACAACCTGTAGACCCCATGCTCCTGGGTATTCCT GACTACTTTGAAATTGTGAAAACTCCCATTGACCTATCGACCATCAAGCGTAAGCTCGATACGGGGCAGTACCAGGAACCGTGGCAGTATGTGGAAGATGTGTGGCTCATGTTCAACAATGCTTGGTTGTACAACCGCAAAACATCTCGCGTCTACAAGTACTGCACCAAACTGGCTGAAGTGTTTGAAGCAGATATCGATCCTGTCATGCAGGGCCTGGGCTACTGCTGCGGCCGGAAG TACGAGTTTTCACCCCAAACGCTGTGTTGCTATGGCAAACAGTTGTGTACCATCTCCAGGGACGGCACTTACTACAGCTATCAGAACAG GTATCACTTCTGTGAAAAGTGCTTCAACGAGATCCAGGGCAACAGTGTGACTCTGGGGGACGACCCTGCCCAGCCACAGAC TATGATATCAAAAGAGcagtttgaaaagaagaaaaatgatatGTTGGACCCTGAGCC GTTTGTTGAATGTAAAGACTGCGGACGAAAGATGCATCAGATCTGTGTGCTGCACTATGACGTCATTTGGCCAACAGG CTTTATCTGTGATAACTGTTTGAAGAAGTCTAGCAAAACCAGAAAGGAGAACAAGTTTGCTGCCAAAA GGTTGCAGACTACAAGGTTGGGGTCATATATTGAGGACAGAGTAAACAAGTACTTGAAAAGGCAGAACCACCCAGAGGCCGGTGAGGTGTTTGTGCGAGTGGTGGCCAGCTCTGACAAGAATGTGGAGATAAAGCCTGGCATGAAGTCTAG GTTCGTGGACTCAGGCGAGATGGTGGATGGCTTCCCTTACAGAACCAAAGCACTTTTTGCATTTGAGGAAATAGACGGTGTGGATGTTTGTTTCTTCGGCATGCACGTCCAGGAATACGGCTCAGAGTGCCCTTTTCCAAATACAag ACGGGTTTACATATCATACCTCGACAGTATTCACTTCTTCAAACCACGTTTGCTAAGGACTGCAGTGTACCATGAGATCTTAATAGGCTACCTGGAGTACGTGAAGAAACTTGG GTATGTGACAGGTCACATCTGGGCCTGCCCACCCAGTGAAGGAGATGACTACATTTTCCACTGCCATCCTGCTGACCAGAAGATCCCAAAGCCCAAGAGGCTCCAAGAGTGGTATAGAAAAATGCTGGACAAGGCTTTTGCTGAGAGGATCCTGCATGACTACAAG gacattttcaagcaggcAACAGACGACAGGCTGACAAGCGCCTATGAGCTGCCGTACTTTGAGGGTGACTTTTGGCCTAATGTACTGGAGGAGAGCATCAAAGAGCtggagcatgaggaggaggagagaaagaaggaggagaacaCGGCCTCTACAGAGACGACAGAG gGAGCCCAAGCTGACAGTAAGAATGccaaaaagaagaacaacaagaaaactaacaaaaacaaaagcagtgtCAGCCGAGCCAATAAGAAAAAGCCTGGGATGCCGAATGTAGCCAATGATCTGTCCCAGAAGCTCTACGCCTCGATGGAAAAGCATAAGGAG GTGTTTTTTGTTATCCACCTCCAAGCGGGGCCAGCCGTTAACACCCTGCCACCCATCATGGACCCCGACCCTTTGTTGACCTGTGACCTAATGGATGGCCGCGATGCCTTTCTGACTTTGGCCAGGGACAAGCACTGGGAGTTTAGCTCACTGAGAAGGTGCAAATGGAGCTCGATGTGTATGCTTGTAGAGCTGCACAACCAGGGCCAAGACCGCTTTGTGTACACCTGCAACGAATGCAAGCACCACGTAGAGACCCGTTGGCATTGCACCGTCTGCGAG GACTACGACCTATGCATTAACTGCTACAACATTAAGGGCCATGAGCACCACATGGTGAAGTGGGGCTTGGGTTTGGATGATGACAGCAACGGTCAGGGAGGAGAGGCCTCCAAGAGCCCTCAGGAGAGCCGACGTCTCAGCATCCAGCGCTGCATCCAGTCCCTGGTCCACGCTTGCCAATGTCGAAATGCCAACTGCTCCCTGCCTTCGTGCCAGAAGATGAAGAGAGTGGTTCAACATACCAAGGGCTGCAAGCGCAAGACCAATGGTGGCTGTCCTGTGTGCAAGCAGCTAATCGCTTTATGTTGTTATCACGCCAAGCACTGTCAGGAGAACAAGTGTCCTGTTCCCTTCTGTCTCAACATCAAGCACAAACTACGccaacagcagctgcagcacaggctACAGCAAGCTCAATTGATGCGCCGCAGAATGGCTACCATGGCTGGAAGGGGTATGCCCATGCCATCTCCACCTACCTCAGCTGCCCCGGACACCCCAAACTCTGTGCAGCAGCCTAGCACACCCCAGACTCCCCAGCCCATGCCCAACCAGCCCCAACAACAGCAGCCAAACAACCCTGTCAACATTTCCCAAGGCTTCCCCAACAATGGCCGCAGCAGCCAGCCCCCAACACCTGTGCCACAAGGCAAACCAGGGCCTCAGTCATCCCCACTCCATCAGCAGCAGTCACCTCTGCCTAACATGCCACACCAACAGCAGCCTCAaccaccaccacaacaacaacaacaacaacagcagcagcagcagcagcagcagcagcagcaacaacaacaacaacaacaacaacaacaacaacagcaacaacaacaacaacaacagcaacaacaacaacaacaacaacagcaggcAGCCCTGAAGGTGGCCAGACAGATCCAGTTGGTTGCTAAGGCaaggcaacagcagcagcagcagcagcagcagcagcagcagcagcagaattaTGCTATGAATGGTATGCAGATGAACCATCCAAGAATGATGGTGCCCATGCAGGGCCAGATGCAGATGATGCAGGGGCCAAGGGGCCCACAAGTGATGCAGGCTATGCAGCAGGGCCAGTGGGGTCCAGGAATGCAGAATCCAATGCAGAATCCCCAGGGTCATCAGCCACAGGTCCCGTCTCAACAAGGCCCAATGGCCCCTCAGCAGGCTCAGGGAACTCCCATGCCACAGCAGGGCCAGATAATGCAGAGGCCAATGATGCCCCAGCAACAGGCTCTCCAGATGCCTCCCCAGGGGCACTCACAGCAAGGCATGACACCACAGCAGCAGAACATGCCACGAGGGATACCTACTAACATTGCTCCGAGTGCCCTGCAGGACTTACTGCGCACCCTAAAATCACCCAGCTccccccagcagcagcagcaggtcctAAACATCCTCAAGTCAAACCCACAACTCATGGCAGCCTTTATTAAACAAAGGACAGCTAAGTACCAGGCCAATCAGCCGCAGCAGCAGGGGCAGCAGCAGAACCCTCAAGCTATGCTTGGGTCCCAGGCAGGAATGCAGGCAATGGCAGCCATGGCAAACCAGGTGCAGAGGCCAGTTATGGCaccgcagcagcagcctcctcaACAGGCAGGACCCCAGGGCATGGCAACCATGGGCCCCCAAGGCCAGATGATGAATACTGCTCAAAATGGCAATCCCCAACTGTACCACAGACAGCAGCTGCTCAGGATGCAGCAGatgcagcaacagcaacaacagcagcagcagtcacagcagcagcagggaggcATGCCTCAGGGTCATGGTCAGTTCCCTCAGCAGCAGCCAGGGCCAGCAAGCTACTCCCAGCTCCGTATGCAGCAGCAAATGGCTATGCAAGGAGGTGGGGGGCCCATGGGACAGCTTCCTCCAAACTCCCAAATGGGACAACCTGGCATGGGGATGGATGGGGCTCAAAACCTTCTCCAGCAACGTATgcttcagcagcagcaacagcagcagatgtTAAAGCAGCAGATGGGTTCTCCCGTTCAGGCCAACTCAATGAGCCCACAACCCCATATGCTCCAAGGCCAAGCCCAGGGCGGACCTCACTTACCTGGCCAGACTATGGCAAACACCCTGGGTAACCAAGTACGCTCCCCAGCCCCAGTGCAATCCCCTCGTCCGCCTTCGCAGCAGCCCCCGCATTCCAGCCCTTCCCCACGTATACAGCCTCAGCCCTCACCTCAGCACGGCACCCTTCACTCCAGCTCTCCCCACCCTAGCCTTGGAGGCCCAATGTCAGGCTCCATGGATCAGGGACATATGGGAACACCGGAGCAGAGTGCCATGCTCCCACAACTTAATACACCGAACAGAGGGGGTTTGAGTAATGACATGGGTATGGTGGGTGACACGACGGGAGACACGCTGGAAAAATTTGTTGAAGGATTGTAG